The segment TCACTAGTGAATACTCTGGGAAAGGACTTTATTATAGGCAGATTGCCTGTTACCCAATCTTTTTTAGCTTACACATACTAGacttataatttaaaacattattttataaaaatctttttgatgGTCCtaaatcatcattgttcatggTGAATGTGCAAAGTATGTAAATTGAAGTACGGGTATAAGTGGTTTTAAAGTTTGCCTTCATCCTCACATACTGTGCAATGATATATTCACCTACAagaatttaatatcattttttaaaaggaaaacttATTATTAATAATCAGTTCATCATTTTTAGTACTATCAAAATTAGTAAAATTGGGACCCTCATGGCTGGTTCTTCATGTTTTAATTGTGAACTAGCATAAttgtacattttaataaaatgaagaaaaaaaaatcctattcaAAATTTATGCAGGTGATCATGGTGATGGAAATATACACAGTATACatgttaaatgatattttacatgtagattGGTTATATGAAGACCTTTTTTGCATCAAAGAAGTAAGGGATACAAAATAATTACATCAAAGGTGGGTCTTTCTTTAACATGTCCTGCTCACTGACACTTCAGACACTAACACCTCATTCAACCTACCACAAACTAAATAGGACCAGGTATTCAGAGATTTGAGATATACAGTAAAAGCCTTTCAACTCCTCTGTAGTATGCGAAATGTTGATGCTACAGAGATGTCAAAGTTCAAATTTCATGCATAATAAAATCCAAATAAAGGTGTCCTTATTTAGagacaaaaatgaaatgtatatataaatttatttgaaaaaacgACAGAATGGATATCTAGTAAAAAACAATATCTGAATGGTACAAGATTATTTAAGATTTCCTCACTTTTTCAGCAGCTTTTTCAGCAGTTCTCGAATAATCCAGGGCTGGGAATGAAACGTGACAATACAAACGATCATTTCCCGCTGAAGGGCAGCTTCAAGAAGATCCTTCATACAAGGACGGACATGCTTTGCAAGATTGTCCGTAGAATCCTTCCATACTCCCCCTGAGTGGATCTTTATTAAAGTTTGATCAAAATCGACTGCCAACACACGAATGCCCTTCTTATCCAGAGTTGATATGAGGTCACCGACGATCGtctttgctttttctctcgCTGTGGACATTTTGAAACGCCTCAAGTAACCTGCCtagaaaattctagtttttaaaacattccaTTTCATTGCTTTTTATCAAAGCAACAACGTTTCTCATCATGCTTTTGACATTCATTCATAAATTCATTCCATAGTTTACACAACCGGAAATGATATAACTTGAATGAAAGTTAGGTCCAAAAGGTTGTGGTTCCGGAAAATGccgctataaaaaaaaaatacgataatTTATCCTGTCTGTGTTatgatatcaaatgatacaatttgATATTAAGGTATCCAATCCATAATAGCCtcagattcaatgaatctggaTGCACAACAGATATGTATGGGCTTAACCGGCTTCATACTCAGTATACTTGAACATAATTTTCCtatttaaggtagctccatactcgtaaaattctctgaggaaagttgaaaaaccgaactgatttcgattTAATacacttaaatgtcatcaattgttagaaaaaacatacatgtcatcacactttttgagatgccagataaacataaactaaagcatattttagcattagaaaaatgtattttttttctgtcaaaagtaaaatcttgtaggcagaaatttgtttttcttgtttaattttaatgtcaactttatcagaaaactagaattacaaaaatattttgaaattaatcgttggaataagaaaaactatagcatttagacatacaactgagagaaaagtcagaaaagagttatttcccctttgcatagataaaatatataaaaatttggaaatttagtataaaattaagtgcaaaaatatctttaacctaccaataattctaattacatccatgtgattatattcacataaaataaataaaactatcttgcacaatttttaaagaattcaaagttttacaaaaaagtgtgacgtcacagaacactggatctactttaagtATGAATATGTAAGAGTGGAATGTGTCCTAATTAATGACCTTTTCTATTTTTTgaagagttgtcccccttttgcttttattctatataaatTAATTCTAAAACAATCTAcacagtataaaaaaaattttcaatagtttttgtattcctaatgataaaatacatctttccaccgaagcattttttgatattcctagtaaatacttttttatttaaaaaaatgtgatagTCTCCATTGaccttaatgcaatcttcattaattaattactgcttagttattaatatttttgaaaatgtctcttggtaaatctttttctactcGTAAATGCttcaaataaatatcaaagtattaaatacaTGATAGATATTCAAGGTTGGACAAATTTGGTcctaatatggatcggataccttaaaagAAACAATGAAATGTTGTATCATATGGTAAAATATTGTACCATAGAAAGTGGTACAATATTCTACAATACTATAAAATATTGTGtcatataatacaaaaaaatgaattaaatcatacaatattgtttcaatatcatgtaacattattgtattgtattatatgatacacactcatgatacactgtatatatgatattatacagTACATGCAtacaataatatacaataatattatatataaaaggcATATATAATATTGATTATATGATTTGATTCGATCCATATTGTATCACATTATGCATCACATTAtttgtatcatttaaaatgatttgatatcatattttatcatatgatacaatactcTCTCATATGGTACATTGTGATACTTACATATGATCCAaacatatttaagcattgaatcattattttttgaaagatatagtctcataactgcagcggtgtgtgcacacaaattgaataacgcgcgctagcgcattatgaaaatttgtatgcacacaccgctgcagttatgagactatatctttcaaaaaataatgattcaatgcttatatttacaatttatttaatttctttccttgtctgcaaatgtgatttttacctcaaaatttctgttttatcctaagggtaagttcaaattaatggaagagccactgtaacagccacaagcatgaactttgattctcgcttgtgacgttgcatttaaCAGCGTTCAACGcttgtgatgtcataatgaaACTTGCCattctaacctttgagtaccctgtgtgtgttacagtcttataactgcagtatcttttcacacactttacatgcaaaaaatatttggaatgtaaatattatgcaATATCATAAAAGTAGgaaatattcatgaaaaatcACATCCATCAAGCAAGTTTAAGGTTGCTTCCTAACaacttgaaatagtttcttaaatcagcagaaaaccagacaacattgagatggtgcatgaccatctcaaagggccccgcttaaatTATGGACAACAGgataaaaagaatttcagacAATTTTGCTTTGAACTTGATCTATAACTTAAAAATTTTCCAGCTAGCATAGAACTTCTGATTCATCTCATTACCCCTAACATgcaggcatttttgttcaatctgcgCAAGATTAAGAAAATGGGAAAAATCTAAGCTCTAAAACCGATAATAAAGAGATCTACTATaaccttcacattgacttggttcaaggtcactgcacaccattAACCAAAAAGCTATATTTACCGGTACTCTAAAAAAGGAGTTTTGTGTGTTCTgacatgaccttgacctaaaaacattattcaaggtcactgcataccctttgaccatgtgggtgaagtatgagtcaAATTGGAGAAGATATGCTCAGACAAGCATTTTTATATGATTCTGCTATGAACTACACATTTGCCCTTGAAAAGTGGTTTAAGATCTCAACACACCATTTACTTaaaagctctgtttatgtgaagtatgaaGCAAATAGGGCTAAGTGGAAAGTATATAGGCTCTGATAAAAGAATTTTTGTGAGGTCCGATGACCTTGACCCCACAGacttcattcaaggtcactgcaaacCCTTTGACCATAGACACTGTGtaagtgaagtatgagccagattggaccaaaggagAGAAAATATGCCCCGGACagggattttatatataattctgctatgaccttaaccttagatttagaaacatggttcaactttttattttgatattaatttcaatgtatggttacattgaaattaatgtcaaaacaggcttggcccctgtgcttCAACCATTTAAAACCTGCTTAATTTGAAATACTCAAAAAATTTACCTGCCTCTGCACTCAAATAACTAAGTTCAAGTTCTGTATCTAAAGGTACCTCTATATTACACATCAATAGTTATACAGGTATCAACTATATTAAGTCTGGTTGGGTATGGACAGGAATCATTTTATTTCGTAACCAGCTCCAAGATCCTAAGATACTTTGAGTTATTCTTAAATCTTGAAGCTGCCCAACCAACTGGATAATCAAGATCATTCGGTTTCTGAAGCTAGCTCTATAAGTCATTTACATGGTTAAATCAATCATGCATGTTTGAATTAGTAAGGACCATTATTTACCTAGATATCTGACATGCTCCAAAAAATTTCTTCATACATCTGAAACCtttagctcagattcagcatccaagctTGTCATGAAATCAGCAATATtacagatgcatcatccatcttagtttaataaagataaaacttATAATAATATCTTAAGGTCCTGACCTAAAAACTTAACCAAGTTGTGGTGCCAACGCCAAGGGTAGAGCatacataatattatataatccGATAAAATAGACACTCccatttttattctattttttattttggtggGGAGATGGAGGAATCCTCcaagtaaaataatgataaagctAATTATTGCAGATagattattatttacaataaagacagaaacataaataataattcatatttatttcattcattaatcAACTACACAAAATCATTTACACTACACAGATCTTGTACATCAATGTCTGGCATACATGTACACTAGTCAAGATCTTGACAACCTGTCTCTCTTTCACAACCTTGTATAAAGtcagtatatataaaaataattctgtaaatattcaaaaattgacTGCATACAGATATGTTGCTACCTCTAGGCATCACAAGCTCTACTGATGTTACACTTGGTCTATAGCCCTTTGTGAAAGAACCCGACTCCTAACCACACCATCATCTCCGTCACCGCAGGTAACGCGCTGCAGAATCCAAAGATGTACCAGTAATACGAACACGGCCACAACTCAAACAGGAAGAAAAACAGGGCTATCACCGCCCCTGCATGACAGGCAACAGctaggtcaggtcaaggtcatttctAGAATTGTTTGGAATTTCTTGAAGCACTATCTATTAAACATTCCCATATTTTGGTTTCTTACAGTTGTCCGTTTCTTAAGCAGACAATCTGAATAAATGTGATGATTTCAGTCAGAGCTGGGAAAGCGGTTGAAAATCCAAAGATATACCAATAACGATGACAAGGCATTTCCCATAAAATAAAGTACGCTAATGACACACAAGCACCACAATGGGCAGAAACAGCTATTAAAGGTCAAGGACAAATAAGAAACAAAATCTCAATATTTGGTTATCTGTGTAaaatttgttgggttttttaagTACATACTTAAGCTTaccataattttgattttgtgatCTAGTCAACACCTATCAGCTGCTGAAATTTCTTAATAAGAACAAGACTTATTAATTTCTTCATCAAATTTTGGCTTAAAAAAGGCACGTGTTATACACAAGTCTTTATGGTACTTaagaattttaacatttttcagtGGGCACGGTTATGTATATGTTTACTTCTTTCATGGTATACCTAGAAATGATAGCCTAAGCACAAATCACATAGATCTGACAAACTTTTTCATAAGGATACAAAGCATGCTTTGGAATGGCATGAACATGGAGATTCCACCAATGAATCCGATGAGCTCTATAAGCATCAGTCCCAGCCCCACAGACAGACCAATGATCATTCTGGAAGAAAACATTGATTtgttaaagtgttcaaatagttttttctgtaaaatatcagcttcattatttttgtttacacataTAAAGTTATAATGATATCACCTGTTAGCTTAATTCCTTCCTGAGTAGCTTTGTTGTGCATTGATTTATGCATTGTACTACTTAATTCTTACTActgtcaaactttgttatcttgaactagatgggactgtttgaAGATTTCGAGATATCagagtatttgagatatcaagagtaaaatacttaaaaaaataagtggttgggacttaccaATCACTTCATTATATTCATTGTATTTCGAGATTTTAGTGCTCGAGATATTAAAGTTCAACTGTACATTCAattctattcattttattttatgacaTATAATTAACTAGCATTCAGAAGTACAATGTATTATGTGCTCAGCTAAATATATTTCGTTGAACAGTAGAATTACATATGACATATGTAAAGCAAAATTGGTGTCCAGGAAAACTAGCCAGAATTTCCATCTCTATAACGCAAATTTAAGAGTGGGGATGTGCGCTCTCCCTCTGCTGAACATGCCCAAGGACAACAGACAAGACCATAATGGCAGGCATGTTTATAGACAATAAGTatgtgtatatgaaaataaacacATCTCCACCTCTCTGTCTGACAGATTTTACAAGTATGACTTAAATCATTCATGTCTTATTATGTACCTTAGTACTGACCTTTAATTACTCACAATTAAAAGTGTGTCATTAATGATTTCTCATTCTGATTGGATGGAAAAAATGATTTCCGATATGTAATacactgccagtgagtgcaaataaatgaGGCAAATGGATGAAAAATATAACCAGGTCAATTCTAACAAGACTATACTATACcataaaatcaaaactgaaGCACTTATAAAATTGCTGATTTATGGAAACAAACgtttacttttataaaaaatagtttaacttcttgaCGGAAATATGCAAAACAATTTACACAGACATAAAAAACAGATAGCTATCAATTCTGTTATTTAAACATAGCTTACTCTGTGTCTTTAGAGTCGTACTCAGATTGGGTGTACGTTGATGGTAAGCATTGTTTGATATTGTCATCCTGAAAAATAAGAGCAGAGCTATAAATTTATCAAACTAATTAATATCACATAGGCCTACATGTTATAGCTAATGAACATTATCTATATAAAATCTGTCCACTATTGTGAGTTCTTGGGCTTAAGGCCCTTAAAAATTATGTTAACTAATCTAAATATTTTGCAGCAACACAGGTTTTGACTTTTGGTTTAT is part of the Magallana gigas chromosome 3, xbMagGiga1.1, whole genome shotgun sequence genome and harbors:
- the LOC105347583 gene encoding transmembrane protein 107 isoform X2 yields the protein MRISGIVPARFLTIVAHVIILIILFWAKDDNIKQCLPSTYTQSEYDSKDTEMIIGLSVGLGLMLIELIGFIGGISMFMPFQSMLSVACHAGAVIALFFFLFELWPCSYYWYIFGFCSALPAVTEMMVWLGVGFFHKGL
- the LOC105347583 gene encoding transmembrane protein 107 isoform X1, coding for MRISGIVPARFLTIVAHVIILIILFWAKDDNIKQCLPSTYTQSEYDSKDTEMIIGLSVGLGLMLIELIGFIGGISMFMPFQSMLSVSAHCGACVSLAYFILWEMPCHRYWYIFGFSTAFPALTEIITFIQIVCLRNGQL